The proteins below come from a single Oncorhynchus gorbuscha isolate QuinsamMale2020 ecotype Even-year linkage group LG12, OgorEven_v1.0, whole genome shotgun sequence genomic window:
- the LOC123990319 gene encoding solute carrier family 35 member D3-like produces the protein MEVCKGRLLGISVAVAHGFFSGSLNILLKFLITTYNFNYLTLIQCLTSTLAAITLEILRRLGKVDIPPFSLQLAKVFGGVCILSTLQSTLTLWSLRGLSLPMYVVFKRCLPLVTLGIGVCVLKNGIPSVGVITAVLITTGGAALAGSGDVTGDTFGYVTGVLAVIIHASYLVLIQKTSTDSEYGPLTAQYSIAIMASPVLLICSIVSMDSINMWSYTGWSNPFISGIFSLCIVIGCAMNFTTLQCTYINSAVTTSFVGVVKSIATITVGMVAFSDVEPTSLFVAGVVVNTVGSITYCIVKYFETRRKTLYQDLEEQSKDESLPGQTYIEKKPPNGDLEPLPNGHGWADEGSIEQVPTQDHLLNDQSLSDYPLPDTSNSVESVELQREAFHNENRANQANQSVSDSYLRVCRSIRNLQFLNKDTLIDNMEVQSP, from the exons ACTTATAACTTCAACTACCTCACTCTCATCCAGTGCCTCACCAGCACGCTGGCAGCGATTACACTGGAGATACTGAGGAGACTGGGCAAAGTAGACATACCTCCGTTCAGTCTTCAACTAGCCAAAGTCTTCGGAGGTGTTTGTATTCTGTCCACATTACAGTCCACTCTAACACTATGGTCTCTCAGAGGACTGAGTCTACCCATGTATGTCGTTTTTAAACGGTGTCTACCGTTGGTCACCCTAGGCATCGGCGTGTGCGTTCTGAAGAACGGTATCCCGTCAGTGGGGGTCATAACGGCGGTGCTCATCACCACTGGAGGAGCAGCTTTAGCTG GATCTGGTGACGTGACGGGTGACACGTTTGGCTACGTGACGGGCGTCCTGGCTGTGATCATCCACGCCTCCTACCTGGTCTTGATCCAGAAGACCAGCACAGACAGTGAATATGGCCCCCTCACGGCCCAGTACTCCATCGCCATCATGGCCTCCCCAGTTCTCTTAATCTGCTCCATTGTCAGCATGGACTCCATCAACATGTGGAGTTACACGGGCTGGAGTAACCCCTTCATCTCTGGCATCTTCTCCCTCTGCATAGTCATCGGCTGTGCCATGAACTTCACGACGCTGCAATGCACCTACATCAACTCGGCCGTCACCACCAGCTTTGTGGGAGTGGTGAAGAGCATTGCCACCATCACAGTGGGCATGGTAGCCTTCAGCGACGTGGAGCCCACCAGCCTGTTTGTTGCCGGTGTTGTGGTCAACACTGTGGGCTCCATCACCTACTGCATCGTCAAGTACTTTGAGACCAGGAGGAAGACCCTCTACCAGGACCTGGAGGAGCAAAGCAAGGACGAGAGTCTGCCTGGACAAACTTACATTGAGAAGAAGCCTCCCAATGGAGACCTGGAGCCCTTGCCCAATGGTCACGGATGGGCCGATGAAGGATCGATTGAACAGGTCCCCACACAGGACCACCTCCTCAATGATCAGAGCCTCAGTGACTACCCACTTCCAGACACCAGCAACAGCGTGGAGTCTGTAGAACTCCAGAGAGAGGCCTTTCATAACGAGAATCGGGCCAACCAGGCCAACCAGTCTGTGAGTGACAGTTACCTAAGGGTGTGTAGGTCCATCCGTAACCTGCAGTTCTTGAACAAAGACACCTTAATAGATAATATGGAGGTGCAGAGCCCTTAA